The region TGTTGGTCCACTCCAGGAACGTATCCATTCAGATGCCGCTGCCCCGCCTCTGGCACTTACACCATTCCATTCATTTCCAGGGATTGCATAAATTCCCCAATGAATGAACTGCCCTAATCCGTATTCTCTGAATTTTTGCATCGCCTCATCTGTCCGGTGAGCTGGCGTGATAGGGCCATATTTCAGCGCTAACCTTTCCTTAGGCTTCTCCTGTTTTTCTCCGGTCCATGCCTGAGCCTGCATTATAGCGCTCATGCAAAGCCCGGTCAGAAGACTTAAATTAAACATTGATTTTCTCATTGTATTAGTTGGTTGTTAGTTTTTATTTCTTGGTTATTGGTTGTTAGTTGATGACTACTAGTTACTTGTTGTCAGATAATACTTTAGTTTAATAGAGTATAACTCTTCCCTGTTACATTGTTACATTGTTACATTGTTACATTGTTATATCGTTACATCGTTACATTGCTATATTATCCTATTCCAAAGTCCATGTCATTTCATCGGTTAGTTCTTTTCCTCCGGATTTACCAATAGCTTTAATGGTATTTGCTCCTTTTTGAAGCTGAGCATTTTCAATCACCCAGTGTTTCGCATTCACTCCATTTTTAGCCGGATATTCTTTTCCATTAACTATAATCTTCACATCCTTTAAATTGGAAAATGCCTGAATTTTAGTAACCGGATTTTTACGCATATTATCTCTTCTGTTTGCCAGATAAAGCATCGGTTCCGGGTTCCAATTGGCTTTATACCAATAGAAAGAATCCTTTTTACGTTTGCGGTCAAAGGTTATCAACCCCTTCAGATTTCGGGCATTTACACCACCACGATTCCACATCGGAACCGCAAATTCAAACATATTCCAAACATAAGAAGCTGCAATCTGCGGATGTTTTTCTATAATCGCCCATTGCTGAATATGGGTCTCTGTCTGATAATTTTCCGGAAATGATTTCCCGGAAACCACATCTGCCGGTTGTTTTACTTCTTCAGCACCAATATCCATATTTCCGTCTGCTCCGTATTCGGTAAGAATCACTTTATACTGTGCAAAATTCTTTTCCAGTCCCTGCGCCCAGTTTTCCAAATCACCAATTTTACCACCATACCATCCAAAGTAGTGGTTGATTCCCTGAATATCAGTTGTGAGATTTTCCGGTCTGTCTACCTGATTATACCCATTTACTGCACCTGTCATTCGGTATGGGTCTATTGTTTTTGCAATATCACTTAGCTGGCGCGACAATACAGGAACCTGTTCGTCTTTAGTTTTGGAATAGACCTCGTTATGTACACCCCATATATATATAGAAGGGTGATTGTAATTTTGCTTCACCAATTCCGTCATTTGCTGTTTCGCATTGTCATTCTCCTGATAAGAAACAGCATTTACGAAAGGAATTTCTGCCCATACAAGAAAACCGTACTGGTCTGCCAGTTCATACATCTGCGGGGCTTGCTGGTAATGAGCCAAACGAATAGTTGTAACGCCCATTTCCTTCATCAGGTCCATATCTCTTTTATGCTGCTCGTAAGACAATGCCGAACCATATCCCCATTCATCCTGATGACGGGAAACACCATGCATAGGATAATGCTTTCCATTCAGAAAGAAACCTTTTCCGGGAATTACCTCTACAGTTCTTACACCAAGATTCTGCTTTAGAACATCTGTATCCACACCATTAACTATAATTTTGGAGGATACGGTATACAAGTAAGGATCGCGCACACCATCCCAAAGATGCGGATTCTTCAGATTAATATTCTGGGTAACGTAAGTAGTTCCCTGTGGACTTATGTTCACAGGATTTTTTACGATCGCTACGGTTTTACCATCCTTATTAATAACAGAAGTCTCCAGTATAGCATTCTGAATCGTTTTCTCAGTAGTTTCGAGTTTTGCTTTTATTTCTATATCTGCACTTTTCGCAGATACATTTTTCTGGCTAATAAATATTCCGGGTGCAGCATAATCCGTTACCACAAAATTGGTTTTATTAGTTGTAATCATACTTACCGGACGGTAAATGCCTCCATAAATAGGGAATAGGAACTGATTAACAGGAATTACATCTTTGCGAGCCTGGTTATTGGCAATAACTGTCAGTACATTTTCTTTACCGTAATTTACCGAGTTGGTAATTTCATAAGCAAACTGGGAATATCCTCCTTTATGTTCTCCGATAAATTTATTGTTGATATAAAGTTTTGCAACACTTCCTACTCCTTCAAATTTCAGAAATGTTCTTTTATTTTTTTGTGCATCACTTAGTGTAAATTTTTTCTGATATAATACATTTCCGGTATAAAAGTTATTATCCCGCTGCATATCATCTTTGTTAAAAGTATGGGGAAGCGTAACACTTTCCCAAAGATCTATATTGGATGGCTTGAAATCCTGTCCGTTATCGAAGTTAAAATTAAAAGTTTCGTTCCTTGGCTGGAAGAATTTCCAGTCTTTATTGAAATCTTCTGTGACTCTCTGAGAATAGGCTACAGAGGCAGATGAAAGCATTGTAAGTAACAGTGCCTTGTTAAAATGATTCAACATGATGTTTGTTTTGGTTATTAGTTTTCCAAAAATAGGAATTTTTATCGAGCATTTTCTGCTAATTAATTATATTATAAATATCTATAAAGTTTTAATTAAAAACTATATGCAAAACATAATTATTGAAATATAAATAATCATAAGCCCACTTTTTTAACAAAATAAAAATTAAAAGCAGAATATAAAAATGATATACAATCAAATAATAGAAATTTTAATAGCTATATTAATTTATAATAGATAAATTTGCATTAAAGAAAAGAGGAAAATGAATACGAAAGAATTGCAGGAATACCATGATAGATTTGACGTGATCAGATCCATGGATAGTTTTGTTTCAGAGGCCGTTGATGATAAATTAATGGATCCGGATGATTGTTGGCAGCCTAATGACTTCTTACCAGATATGGAAAGGGAGGATGCTCTGGACGAAATTAAAAAATTACGTGAAAGAGCGGCTAACATTCCCAATACTGTAATCACCTCATTGGTAGGAAATATGATCACTGAAGAGGCATTACCTAGCTACCAGACTTATTTCAGTTTAATTTTCAATGAAGATAAAGAAGTAACTTCCGATAAAGGCTGGGCAAGATGGTCCAGAGCATGGACAGCTGAAGAAAATCGCCATGGTGATCTTCTAAATAAATATTTGTACCTGAGTGGACGTTGCGATATGAAAAAGGTAGAACAAACAATCCACCGCCTGATTTACAACGGATTCGATCCGGATGCAGAGAAAGATCCATATCAGTCTATTATCTATACTTCTTTCCAGGAAAGAGCTACAAAAATATCTCACGTAAATACTGGAAAACTGGCTGATAAAGCTGGAGATAATGTTCTTTCTAAAATCTGTAAGCAGATTGCAGGTGATGAAGCCAGACATGAAAATGCTTATAAGTCTTTTATGACTGAAATTTTCAAAAAAGACCCTAATGGTGCTATTGCTGCTTTTGAAAGAATGATGCGTAAGCAAATCTCTATGCCGGCTATGCTAATGGATGATCAGACATCAAAGAGCAATATATTTATCGATTTCTCAGCTATTACTCAGAAAATTGGTGTGTATACTACCTGGGATTATGCGGCTATCATAGATCACCTTGTGAAATACTGGAAAATTGAAACTTTAACAGGTTTACAGGATGGATTTACTAAGGCTCAGGATTATCTCTGCCGTTTATCTGATCGTTATAAAAAGATCGCGGAAAGAATGAAAGTTCCGGAGGAAATAAACTTACATTGGTTAAGTAAGCCTAAATTCTCATTCTAAGAACAATACAGAAATACAAAATGCAGCTCTAAAGGCTGCATTTTTCAGATATTAATAACACAGAAAAACAGCAGACTCAATTGAATCTGCTGTTTGTTATTTCTTTAAGCCTTGCTTTTATTATTTCAAATATTTTACAATAGCTTCATCTGTAGGTTTTACTTTGCTCGGGAATGAGTTGATTAATTTCCCTTTATCATCCAGTAAAAACTTCGTAAAATTCCATGCAATGTCAGTATCTTTCACTCCATTCAATTTCTTTTCTGTAAGGAATTTAAATATTGGTGCAATATCTTCTCCTTTTACAGAAACTTTAGCTGCCATTGGGAAAGAAACACCATAATTAGCCTCACAGAAGCTATGGATATCTTCGTTGGTTCCTGGTTCCTGTTGTCCAAAATTATTTGCCGGAAAACCAACAATAACCAGTTTGTCTTTATAATCCTGATAAATCTTTTCCAGGTCTGCGTATTGAGGTGTGAAACCACATTTAGAAGCAGTGTTTACAACAAGAATCTTTTTCCCTTTAAATTTAGAGAAATCGATTTCGTCACCTGTAAGTCCCTCCACTTTATAGCTATAGATTGTCTTGCTTTGTGCTGTAATAAACAGAACCCCTGCTACTGACAATGCAAATAATAAGAACTTTTTCATCTGTAAATATTTTAAAAATTTGATCGAATGAAACCCGCATGATAGTTTCTATCCGTGAAATTATTAACGAATCATGCTCGTTTTATAATATCTATATTTTACTAGAATTTAAAAGTATTATTCGGGAATACTTTATTCACTTCTATTTTATTAAACAAAAGTACATAATCTCCTTCTTTTTTCTGAGATGAAGATTCAATTCTGAAAGGCATTAACAGATTCCCTACTTTACGGTAGTCATAATAAGTAAGAATATCTGTTTTGTTAATTTCTCTTACCAGCATATAGGTATTGGCATCAAAGTAATAAATAGTTTTGTTTACATTCTTTACCAATTCTACTTTAAAGCAATCTACGTTACCAATCTTTTCTTTACCGAGATAGTTGGCTACAAACCCTTTAGAATCATAATCTATAAAGTCTGTATCAAAACTTTCCGCAACATAATCTTTTACTTCTACCAGCTTATTTGTTGCAAAATTCATAGAATAACCCTTCTCTCCGTCAAAACCTTCAATCGCGTATTCTTTTCCTTTTATGGTAAAGGTTGTTTTTTTCAGATTAGGTCTTTGCTGGAATATTTTCACAGGATATTCTTCGCTAACACCCAAAACTACTTTCCCCTGTAACATAATAGAGTTAAGCAATTTCCACTGTGTTAATCCTCCTGTACTCTGAATGTTTTTTTCAATAATTTGCTCCGCTGTCTGGGAGAAAAACATTTGGCAGACACCAACAAGTACAACTAAAATAAGTTTCTTCATAAATATTTTTAAAGTTAATATTTCCGGAGATTAGCTTTTACCGGCTATAATCTCCTTAGCCTTTTTCAGATCATCCGGAGTATCGATACCTACGCCAATAAAATCGGTTTCGAGAAGTTTTATCTTCATTCCGTATTCCAGATATCTGATACATTCAATTTTCTCAGCTATTTCCAAAGGCTTTTGCTGAAGTCTGGCAAAGTTAAGCAATGCCTGTTTTCTAAAAGCATAAACGCCAATATGCTTAAAATATTCTGCATGAAAAGATTCTTCTCTTGGATAAGGAATTACAGAACGGCTAAAATAAAGAGCAAAACCATTATTATCGGTAATTACTTTTACATTATTAGGATTCTGTACTTCTTCAAAATGATGAAGTTTTATTTTCAGCGAAGCCAATGAAATTTCTGCATTAGGATCGTTTTCGAATACTTTTATCAGTTGGCCAAGAGGTTCTTTTTTCAGAAAAGGTTCATCCCCCTGAACGTTAATCACAATATCGCAATTGATATCCTGAACTGCTTCCGCTATCCTGTCACTTCCGGTTTCATGCTCACCTGTCATTACTGCCTTACCTCCGTTCTTAGTCACCTCTTCGAAGATAATCTCTGAATCTGTAGCTACAAAAACATCATCAAACAAACCTGTTTCTTCAACATTTTTGTAGGTTGTAGAAATTACAGTTTTATCCTCCAGAATTTCCATTAATTTTCCCGGAAATCTGGTAGAATTATAACGTGCAGGAATAACTGCGATTACTTTCATGTCCTATTAATAATTTAATAATGTACCAATATAACAGTGTAACAATCGAGAAATACAATTAACCTCTTCTACATTGGTATATTGTTACATTGATACACTGTTACATTAATCTATTGTTATACTAATTTAGCCAAAGCTTGTTCCAGTTTTGGGAGCATGTTTTTGATTTCATCAAGAGAAAGACCTCCTACTGATGCACGGAACCATGGCTCAGTTGCTTCACAACCGAAAGCAGAGAATGGCACTAATGCAACGCCACCTTCCTGAATTAAATAGAATACCAAATCTGAAGAGTTTTCTATTTTTGTTCCGTCTGGTTTTGTTTTACCAATAAAGTCAAGTTTAATTGTAAGATATAAAGCACCCATAGGCTGAATACTCTCTACTGCCAATCCTTTATTTTTAATCTCCTGAATTCCTTCGTGTAGAACTTTTAAGCTTGCCTGTAATTTATCTTTGAAATCCGTAACAAAATGATCTACATTTTCCTGATTTTCATAAAACTTAGCGGTCGCTTCCTGCTCTGGCTTTGGTGCCCATGCTCCTACGTGGGTTAACAAGGCTGCCATTTTACCCATAATAAGGCTTGGTCCGAATCCCCATCCTACACGTACCCCTGTAGCAGCAAGACATTTGGAAATACCATCAATATAGATTGTATATTCTTTCATTTCCGGGAATAAAGAAACCGGATTAAAATGTTCTGCTTCAAAAGTAAGATTAGAATAAATCTGATCATACATCAGATATAAAGGCTTCTCGTCTGCACCACGTTTTTTGTTTTCCTCCAATACCATTTCACAGATTTCGGAAAGCTGGTCTTTGGTAAACATTGTCCCTGTAGGATTAAGCGGAGAACATAAAGCTAATAAAACTGCACCGGATAAGTGTGGTCTTAAATCATCTGCTGTTGGCAGGAAATTGTTTTCCTTAGTCGTTTTTACTTCCACTGCATTAGCTGAAGTAAGGTATGCATAATGATTGTTATTCCAAGATGGTGTAGGATAAATTACTTTATCACCTTCGTCTACAATGGTTTTATAAACTGCATAAATCAGAGGACGTGATCCTGCAGTAATTAAAATATCACCTGCTGTGTAATCTAATCCCCATCTTGATTTAAGATCTTTTGAAACTGCCGTTCTTAGACCTAATAATCCGTTTGCAGGTGGATAATTGGTAAGATTGTTCTGATAAGCTTTCTGAATTTCGTCTTTTAATCCCGCTGGGATTGGATAAATATTGGAGTTTAAATCTCCAATAGTAAGGTTAGCGATTTCGGCTCCTTTAGCCTTCATATCGTTAACTTCGTTTCCTATTTTTACAATTTCTGAGCCTATAAGATTTGCGGCTAGTTTAGATACTTTCATATTTTTGGTGGACGGTTATAGATTAACGGTCTTTTATTTGATTAATTATAAATTCAGGTCTGTTTTAACCTGCTGAATTTTAGCTTCCAGAGAAACTAATTTATCTTTAAAGTCCTGTTCCGAAGAGATTTGTGCTTTCACAGAAACGTAGAATTTAATCTTTGGCTCTGTTCCGGAAGGACGAATACAAACTTTAGTTCCATCTTCTGTATAATAGATTAACACGTTGGATTTCGGAATATCATTCATTACAGATTTCTCATTCGTAGAGATTACAAGTTTTGTCTGCTCCTGGAAATCTTTTACTTCGGTTACAGCGGATCCTGCTAAAGTTTTTGGTGGAGACTGACGAAAATCCGTCATCATCTGCTTAATCTGCTCTGCACCATCTTTACCTTTTTTGGTAATGTTTACTAATCCTTCGTAATACATTCCAAGATCTTTGTAGATATCGATAAGGTACTCATAAACTGTTTTACCATTCGCCTTGCACCATGCAGCAATTTCGCAAGCTAAAAGAATACTTCCACAAGAGTCTTTATCTCGAACAAAATCTCCGGTCATAAATCCAAAGCTCTCTTCACCACCGCAAACAAATTTCTCCTGTCCTTCTGCTTCACGGATCATTTTACCAATCCATTTGAATCCGGTTAATCCAACCTTGCAGTCAACTCCGAATTTCTTCGCAATATCATAGAAAATATCAGAAGTTACGATGGTAGATCCTATAAATTCTTTTCCGGTAATTCTGCCTTGTTTTTTCCACTGATCTAAAATATAATAAGTAAGGAATGTATTGGTCTGATTTCCGTTTAGTAACTGCATTTCTCCTTCCAGATTTCTTACAGCAATTCCTAATCTGTCACCATCCGGATCGGTTCCGATTACAATATCGGCATTGGTAACTTTAGCCAGATCCATTGCCATAGAAAGTGCAGCTGGTTCTTCAGGATTTGGAGATTCTACCGTTGGGAAGTTTCCGCTTGGAATCATTTGTTCCGTAACCAGGTCTACTCTCGTAAAACCTGCTTTTGCAAGAGCTTTAGGAACAGTTGTATAAGTTGTTCCGTGAATAGAAGTAAATACAATATTCAACAAATCTCTACCAACATTCTGATATAACGAATTTTCAATGCAAGTATCGATGTATACATCATCCTGATCTGCTCCTACCCACTCGATAAGATCATCGTTTCCGTTGAATTTAATCTCATTAAACTGAGTTTTTTCTACTTCGGAAATAATTCCGTTATCATGTGGCGGAACTACCTGTGCTCCGTCATTCCAGTATACTTTATAGCCATTATATTCCGGCGGATTGTGTGATGCTGTTAAAACAATACCAGCATTACATTTCTTATCTCTTACTGTAAAAGACAATTCCGGAGTTGGTCTGTGTTCTTTAAATAGTAAAACTTTAATACCATTTGCCGTTAAAACATCAGTAACTAATTTTCCGAATTCCGGAGAATTGTGACGAACGTCGTAAGCGATAGCAACTTTAATTGGTTCACTCGGAAATTGTTGATGAAGGTAGTTTGCTAATCCCTGTGTTGCCTGCCCTAATGTATATTTATTCAGACGGTTGGTTCCCACGCCCATGATTCCACGCATACCTCCTGTTCCGAATTCCAGATTCTTATAAAAAGCATCATCCAGCTCTGCCGGATTATTATCTATTAATGCCTGAACTTCTTTTTTTGTTTCATCGTCGAAACCTTCTCCTAGCCACAATTTTGCTTTATCTAATGACGTCATATATTAAGGTTTTTGTTTTTGTTCTAATTTAGCTTTGTCCTGTACTTTTATTTTTTTCTGAGGATTGCCATAGTATACCAATTCTGAGGTATTTCCTATACTGCCATTCAGCTCATCATCCACCGAAAATTCTGAATAATTTCCATTTTTAGAAGTTATATTCAGATTATTGATATACCAATAAGGAGAGATAATGCTGGCTGTGTCACTAATAGCAATATTTGCATCAAGAGTTCTCCCCAACAGATTTGCTTTTGCTTTATTAGTCATCGTTATATCTGCTTTATTAGCCAAAACAGAACCCATGAATTTAGCATTATCTTTAATTTTCAGTTTAAATGCCGGTACCGACATCTGACTGGAAATGGTGATATCTGTAGAATCAGCCATAGCAATACTTTCCAGATTATTTTTGGAATACAAAGTAATATTATACATATCCACTCCTTCAGTTTTGCTCTTTTCCGAAATATAAAGTGTTTTGTCTTTTACTTCAATCTTCAGATTATCAAAAACATTCGGATAGGTTTCTACAGAAACCATATTCTTAGAATTTTGTACATAGAAAACTTTAAATTTTCCGTTAATATCCAGTTTATTAAAATCCTGGACCGTTATATCTTTAGTTGCAATTTCGCCCTTAGGTTTCACCTTTGAACAAGAAGCCAGACTTACAACAAGAAATACATAAAATAAGTTTTTCATCTGTGTTAAAATTGAAGTTTCAATTTAGTTATTTTTCAATTAAATTATCTCTTCTATGTGATAATTTTTACGCTCACGATTTGTTCTTATTAACATTTCGCCAAGGAATCCGGCAATAAACAACTGAGTTCCAAGCACCATCATAGTTAAAGCAATATAAAACCAAGGGTTATCTGCAATCAGGTGACCATACATTCCTCTTGCAACATCTATTAGTTTGGAAACTCCCAACCATAAAGCTGAAAGAAAACCAATAATAAACATTACAGTACCTGCTGCACCAAAGAAATGCATTGGGCGACCGCCAAAACGGCTTACAAACCACAAAGTGATTAGATCTAAGAATCCTCTGATAAAACGGTTGGCACCAAATTTAGAAGTACCATAAGGACGAGCCTGGTGCTTTACTTCTTTTTCTGTTATATTTTTAAAACCTGCATGAGCTGCCAATACCGGGATATAACGGTGCATATCACCATATACATCTACAGTTTTAACGACTTGTTTTTTGTAAGCCTTCAATCCGCAGTTGAAATCGTGTAAGAAAACACCTGAAACTTTTCTTGCCGAAGCATTGAATAGTTTGGAAGGAATATTCTTGGTCATTACATTATCAAAACGCTTCTTTTTCCAGCCACTTACAATATCGTAATTCCCTTCTCTCAGCTTTGACACTAATCCTGGAATCTCTTCCGGAAAATCCTGAAGGTCAGCATCCATAGTAATTACAACTTCACCTTTAGCTTTTTCAAAAGCAGCATGCAAAGCCTGAGATTTACCATAATTGCGGGTAAACCTTATGGCATGAACCTGCGGATTGGATGCAGAAAGCAATTGTATAACGCCCCATGAATTGTCAGTAGAACCATCATCCACAAACCATACTTCATAAGAGAAATCGTTCTCTTTGCATACATTGTCTATTCTGGAAAAAAGCTCTTCGAGAGATTGTTCTTCATTAAGAAGCGGGATAATAATAGAAAGGTCCATTCAGTATTTTTAATTTTATTCGTAGCGCTTTTTGTTCTTTAAAAACGCTGCTATTACGATTGACAAAAGTAGATAAAATAACATAAAGCCTCCAAAAACAGCAGAAAGAAAAGTAAATGAAAAATAATTTCTATTTTCCTTTATTGCAGCTTCTCTTGCAAGCTTTGCATCTTTATAATTTTTGTCTAGTTCACCCAATTTGCTCTGATCTTTAAGATGTACAGCTTCAGATTTTTGCTTAGCATAAGCTTCATCCAGATTAGTTAATTCCGTCTGAATATACTGATGATTCAGTAAGTCTCTGGCATCAGTATCAACATAATTAAGGAAAGCAAAAATGGACATTACAGAAAGAAAACCTCCTATAAATAATGTTACAAAAGCTTGCTTAAAAGCCTGTGGATAAGTTATTTTCCCAGCTCCTCTATACCAATATACAGAAAGGAAACCTCCGACTGCATATAAAAATGGCATCCCAAATGCATTCACCTTCATTGAGGTACTATAATAATCAGCATTTGCAAAAAAGTAGTACACTACAAAGAACGCCAACATGGTAATTCCGAACAACACTAACCCGATAGCTACAGGATTTTTCGTCATATTTTTAATAATAATAGATGTTGGAAGTTCGATTTTAGAAAAAAAATAATAAAAATATTAATTTATAAATCAGCTGATTACCCCATTTTACGGGGATTATTATATTTTTTTTCTTCGATCCTTCTTCCGGATTCGTAAATAATTTCTATATTTGCACTGGCAAGTCCTACACAACCAGCTCCTGAGAATCCTCCAGGGTGGGAACGCAGCAAAGGTAATTGGTCGTAGCGGTGTGATGTAGGTAGCTTGCCATTTTTTATTTCTTAAAATTCAAATTCCTCAC is a window of Elizabethkingia anophelis R26 DNA encoding:
- a CDS encoding GIN domain-containing protein, which produces MKNLFYVFLVVSLASCSKVKPKGEIATKDITVQDFNKLDINGKFKVFYVQNSKNMVSVETYPNVFDNLKIEVKDKTLYISEKSKTEGVDMYNITLYSKNNLESIAMADSTDITISSQMSVPAFKLKIKDNAKFMGSVLANKADITMTNKAKANLLGRTLDANIAISDTASIISPYWYINNLNITSKNGNYSEFSVDDELNGSIGNTSELVYYGNPQKKIKVQDKAKLEQKQKP
- a CDS encoding glycosyltransferase family 2 protein, yielding MDLSIIIPLLNEEQSLEELFSRIDNVCKENDFSYEVWFVDDGSTDNSWGVIQLLSASNPQVHAIRFTRNYGKSQALHAAFEKAKGEVVITMDADLQDFPEEIPGLVSKLREGNYDIVSGWKKKRFDNVMTKNIPSKLFNASARKVSGVFLHDFNCGLKAYKKQVVKTVDVYGDMHRYIPVLAAHAGFKNITEKEVKHQARPYGTSKFGANRFIRGFLDLITLWFVSRFGGRPMHFFGAAGTVMFIIGFLSALWLGVSKLIDVARGMYGHLIADNPWFYIALTMMVLGTQLFIAGFLGEMLIRTNRERKNYHIEEII
- a CDS encoding pyridoxal phosphate-dependent aminotransferase; this translates as MKVSKLAANLIGSEIVKIGNEVNDMKAKGAEIANLTIGDLNSNIYPIPAGLKDEIQKAYQNNLTNYPPANGLLGLRTAVSKDLKSRWGLDYTAGDILITAGSRPLIYAVYKTIVDEGDKVIYPTPSWNNNHYAYLTSANAVEVKTTKENNFLPTADDLRPHLSGAVLLALCSPLNPTGTMFTKDQLSEICEMVLEENKKRGADEKPLYLMYDQIYSNLTFEAEHFNPVSLFPEMKEYTIYIDGISKCLAATGVRVGWGFGPSLIMGKMAALLTHVGAWAPKPEQEATAKFYENQENVDHFVTDFKDKLQASLKVLHEGIQEIKNKGLAVESIQPMGALYLTIKLDFIGKTKPDGTKIENSSDLVFYLIQEGGVALVPFSAFGCEATEPWFRASVGGLSLDEIKNMLPKLEQALAKLV
- the kdsB gene encoding 3-deoxy-manno-octulosonate cytidylyltransferase translates to MKVIAVIPARYNSTRFPGKLMEILEDKTVISTTYKNVEETGLFDDVFVATDSEIIFEEVTKNGGKAVMTGEHETGSDRIAEAVQDINCDIVINVQGDEPFLKKEPLGQLIKVFENDPNAEISLASLKIKLHHFEEVQNPNNVKVITDNNGFALYFSRSVIPYPREESFHAEYFKHIGVYAFRKQALLNFARLQQKPLEIAEKIECIRYLEYGMKIKLLETDFIGVGIDTPDDLKKAKEIIAGKS
- a CDS encoding DUF4199 domain-containing protein; translation: MTKNPVAIGLVLFGITMLAFFVVYYFFANADYYSTSMKVNAFGMPFLYAVGGFLSVYWYRGAGKITYPQAFKQAFVTLFIGGFLSVMSIFAFLNYVDTDARDLLNHQYIQTELTNLDEAYAKQKSEAVHLKDQSKLGELDKNYKDAKLAREAAIKENRNYFSFTFLSAVFGGFMLFYLLLSIVIAAFLKNKKRYE
- a CDS encoding acyl-ACP desaturase; its protein translation is MNTKELQEYHDRFDVIRSMDSFVSEAVDDKLMDPDDCWQPNDFLPDMEREDALDEIKKLRERAANIPNTVITSLVGNMITEEALPSYQTYFSLIFNEDKEVTSDKGWARWSRAWTAEENRHGDLLNKYLYLSGRCDMKKVEQTIHRLIYNGFDPDAEKDPYQSIIYTSFQERATKISHVNTGKLADKAGDNVLSKICKQIAGDEARHENAYKSFMTEIFKKDPNGAIAAFERMMRKQISMPAMLMDDQTSKSNIFIDFSAITQKIGVYTTWDYAAIIDHLVKYWKIETLTGLQDGFTKAQDYLCRLSDRYKKIAERMKVPEEINLHWLSKPKFSF
- a CDS encoding glutathione peroxidase, whose amino-acid sequence is MKKFLLFALSVAGVLFITAQSKTIYSYKVEGLTGDEIDFSKFKGKKILVVNTASKCGFTPQYADLEKIYQDYKDKLVIVGFPANNFGQQEPGTNEDIHSFCEANYGVSFPMAAKVSVKGEDIAPIFKFLTEKKLNGVKDTDIAWNFTKFLLDDKGKLINSFPSKVKPTDEAIVKYLK
- a CDS encoding phospho-sugar mutase, yielding MTSLDKAKLWLGEGFDDETKKEVQALIDNNPAELDDAFYKNLEFGTGGMRGIMGVGTNRLNKYTLGQATQGLANYLHQQFPSEPIKVAIAYDVRHNSPEFGKLVTDVLTANGIKVLLFKEHRPTPELSFTVRDKKCNAGIVLTASHNPPEYNGYKVYWNDGAQVVPPHDNGIISEVEKTQFNEIKFNGNDDLIEWVGADQDDVYIDTCIENSLYQNVGRDLLNIVFTSIHGTTYTTVPKALAKAGFTRVDLVTEQMIPSGNFPTVESPNPEEPAALSMAMDLAKVTNADIVIGTDPDGDRLGIAVRNLEGEMQLLNGNQTNTFLTYYILDQWKKQGRITGKEFIGSTIVTSDIFYDIAKKFGVDCKVGLTGFKWIGKMIREAEGQEKFVCGGEESFGFMTGDFVRDKDSCGSILLACEIAAWCKANGKTVYEYLIDIYKDLGMYYEGLVNITKKGKDGAEQIKQMMTDFRQSPPKTLAGSAVTEVKDFQEQTKLVISTNEKSVMNDIPKSNVLIYYTEDGTKVCIRPSGTEPKIKFYVSVKAQISSEQDFKDKLVSLEAKIQQVKTDLNL
- a CDS encoding glycoside hydrolase family 2 protein, producing MLNHFNKALLLTMLSSASVAYSQRVTEDFNKDWKFFQPRNETFNFNFDNGQDFKPSNIDLWESVTLPHTFNKDDMQRDNNFYTGNVLYQKKFTLSDAQKNKRTFLKFEGVGSVAKLYINNKFIGEHKGGYSQFAYEITNSVNYGKENVLTVIANNQARKDVIPVNQFLFPIYGGIYRPVSMITTNKTNFVVTDYAAPGIFISQKNVSAKSADIEIKAKLETTEKTIQNAILETSVINKDGKTVAIVKNPVNISPQGTTYVTQNINLKNPHLWDGVRDPYLYTVSSKIIVNGVDTDVLKQNLGVRTVEVIPGKGFFLNGKHYPMHGVSRHQDEWGYGSALSYEQHKRDMDLMKEMGVTTIRLAHYQQAPQMYELADQYGFLVWAEIPFVNAVSYQENDNAKQQMTELVKQNYNHPSIYIWGVHNEVYSKTKDEQVPVLSRQLSDIAKTIDPYRMTGAVNGYNQVDRPENLTTDIQGINHYFGWYGGKIGDLENWAQGLEKNFAQYKVILTEYGADGNMDIGAEEVKQPADVVSGKSFPENYQTETHIQQWAIIEKHPQIAASYVWNMFEFAVPMWNRGGVNARNLKGLITFDRKRKKDSFYWYKANWNPEPMLYLANRRDNMRKNPVTKIQAFSNLKDVKIIVNGKEYPAKNGVNAKHWVIENAQLQKGANTIKAIGKSGGKELTDEMTWTLE